A single Bacillus sp. OxB-1 DNA region contains:
- a CDS encoding ACT domain-containing protein has protein sequence MKQMGEGQHFYLVREDALTESMQKMLEAKRLLASGEETTIQDATKRVGLSRSAFYKYRDTVFPFESITSERILTIFIQLEDRKGSLATLLRIISEAKCNVLTIHQTIPVQARANITLSLNVTDMSIKLEEFLGRLKAPEFVDSVVLISSGAI, from the coding sequence ATGAAACAAATGGGGGAAGGGCAGCATTTTTATTTGGTCAGGGAAGATGCTTTGACTGAATCCATGCAGAAAATGCTGGAAGCCAAACGTTTGCTGGCAAGCGGGGAGGAAACGACGATTCAAGATGCGACAAAACGGGTCGGTTTGTCGCGCAGTGCGTTTTATAAGTATCGCGATACGGTGTTTCCTTTCGAATCAATCACAAGCGAAAGGATTTTGACGATTTTTATTCAATTGGAAGATCGGAAAGGTTCGCTCGCCACTTTGTTGCGGATCATTTCGGAAGCGAAATGCAATGTCTTGACCATTCACCAGACAATTCCGGTCCAGGCTCGGGCGAACATCACCCTTTCGCTAAACGTGACCGACATGTCCATTAAGTTGGAAGAGTTTTTGGGACGGCTCAAAGCGCCTGAATTTGTCGACTCTGTCGTGTTGATCAGTTCGGGGGCCATTTGA
- the queA gene encoding tRNA preQ1(34) S-adenosylmethionine ribosyltransferase-isomerase QueA encodes MEVNDFDFDLPERLIAQTPLADRTASRLMVLDRKTGEVTHRHFRDLVDELEAGDLLVLNDTRVLPARLMGLKEDTGASIEVLLLKEIGEDEWETLVKPAKRVKIGTIVTFGDGRLKARCTSILEQGGRTFQFLYDGIFYEILDALGQMPLPPYITETLDDQSRYQTVFAKERGSAAAPTAGLHFTEEILDEIKAKGVGVEFITLHVGLGTFRPVSVDSIEDHTMHSEYYQVSESTAQAINAVKEAGGRIIAVGTTSARTLETIGSAHDGKIVPESGWTSIFIYPGYEFKILDGLVTNFHLPKSTLIMLVSALSTREHVLKAYHEAVQENYRFFSFGDAMFMKPPKRKES; translated from the coding sequence ATGGAAGTAAATGATTTTGATTTTGATTTGCCGGAACGGCTGATTGCCCAGACTCCGTTGGCGGATCGGACGGCGAGCCGGCTCATGGTGCTCGATCGGAAGACCGGGGAAGTGACGCACCGTCATTTTCGTGATCTCGTCGATGAGCTGGAAGCGGGCGATCTTCTCGTCCTGAATGACACACGTGTCTTGCCTGCGCGGCTGATGGGATTAAAAGAGGACACGGGTGCCTCGATCGAAGTATTGTTGTTGAAGGAAATTGGGGAAGATGAGTGGGAGACGTTGGTCAAGCCCGCAAAACGGGTGAAAATCGGAACGATAGTGACATTCGGGGATGGTCGTCTGAAAGCGCGTTGTACGAGCATCTTGGAACAAGGCGGACGGACATTCCAGTTCTTATACGACGGCATCTTTTACGAAATTTTGGATGCGCTCGGCCAGATGCCGCTGCCACCTTATATTACGGAAACGCTTGACGATCAATCCCGCTACCAGACGGTCTTCGCGAAGGAGCGGGGCTCAGCGGCCGCACCGACTGCTGGCCTTCATTTCACAGAAGAGATTCTGGATGAAATCAAGGCGAAAGGCGTCGGCGTCGAATTCATCACACTGCATGTCGGGCTCGGGACATTCCGCCCGGTGAGCGTCGATTCGATCGAGGACCACACGATGCACTCCGAGTATTATCAAGTATCGGAAAGCACAGCCCAGGCAATCAATGCTGTGAAAGAAGCGGGTGGCCGGATCATCGCGGTCGGTACGACTTCCGCCCGGACGCTTGAAACGATCGGCTCGGCACATGATGGAAAGATTGTACCGGAGAGCGGCTGGACTTCGATTTTCATTTATCCGGGTTATGAATTCAAAATATTGGATGGTCTAGTAACCAATTTTCATTTGCCGAAATCGACATTGATCATGTTAGTATCCGCTTTATCGACGCGTGAACATGTACTGAAAGCATATCATGAGGCGGTTCAGGAAAATTATCGCTTCTTCAGTTTTGGAGATGCGATGTTCATGAAACCGCCGAAGAGGAAGGAATCATAA
- the tgt gene encoding tRNA guanosine(34) transglycosylase Tgt, translating into MAAITYEHIKTCKQTGARLGIVHTPHGSFETPAFMPVGTQATVKTMSPEELKENGAGIILSNTYHLWLRPGHDIIKEAGGLHAFMNWDRPILTDSGGFQVFSLSEFRKIEEEGVHFRHHLNGSKLFLSPEKAMEIQNALGSDIMMAFDECPPFPATHEYMKASVERTSRWAERCLSAHARPEDQGLFGIVQGGEYEDLRKQSAKDLVSLDFPGYAIGGLSVGEPKDIMNRVLEFTTPLLPQDKPRYLMGVGSPDSLIDGAIRGIDMFDCVLPTRIARNGTLMTSNGRVNIKNAQYERDFGPLDENCSCHVCQTYSRAYIRHLIRAGETFGIRLTTYHNLSFLLQLMEQVREAIRNDRLGDFREEFFEQYGFNKPNAKNF; encoded by the coding sequence ATGGCAGCAATCACCTACGAACATATTAAGACTTGCAAGCAGACCGGTGCCCGGCTTGGCATCGTCCATACACCGCACGGGTCGTTCGAAACGCCCGCATTCATGCCGGTTGGAACTCAAGCCACCGTCAAAACAATGTCTCCGGAAGAATTAAAAGAAAACGGTGCGGGCATCATCCTAAGTAATACGTACCATTTATGGCTTCGTCCAGGACACGACATTATCAAAGAGGCTGGAGGACTTCATGCCTTTATGAATTGGGACCGCCCGATTTTGACCGATTCCGGCGGATTCCAAGTGTTTTCCTTGAGCGAATTCCGGAAAATCGAAGAAGAAGGGGTTCATTTTAGACATCATCTGAATGGCAGCAAATTGTTCCTGAGCCCGGAAAAAGCGATGGAAATCCAAAATGCGCTCGGCTCGGATATTATGATGGCTTTCGATGAATGCCCACCATTTCCTGCAACGCATGAATATATGAAAGCGAGTGTCGAGCGGACTTCCCGCTGGGCCGAACGTTGTTTGTCCGCGCATGCCCGTCCGGAAGACCAAGGCCTATTCGGAATTGTCCAAGGTGGGGAATACGAAGACTTGCGCAAACAAAGCGCAAAAGACCTTGTGTCCCTTGACTTCCCAGGCTATGCGATCGGCGGCTTGTCGGTCGGAGAACCGAAAGATATCATGAACCGCGTGTTGGAGTTCACAACGCCTCTCCTGCCGCAGGATAAACCGCGCTATCTCATGGGGGTCGGATCGCCGGATTCACTTATCGACGGCGCCATCCGGGGCATCGATATGTTCGACTGCGTATTGCCGACGCGTATCGCTCGGAACGGTACACTCATGACGAGCAATGGCCGCGTCAATATTAAAAACGCCCAATACGAACGCGACTTCGGGCCACTTGATGAAAATTGCAGTTGCCATGTGTGCCAAACGTACAGCCGGGCGTACATCCGCCACCTCATTCGGGCAGGCGAGACATTCGGCATCCGATTGACGACCTATCACAACCTTTCATTCCTCTTGCAGCTGATGGAGCAAGTTCGGGAAGCTATTCGGAATGATCGTCTCGGTGATTTCCGGGAAGAATTTTTTGAGCAGTATGGATTCAACAAACCGAATGCAAAAAACTTCTGA
- a CDS encoding YebC/PmpR family DNA-binding transcriptional regulator, with amino-acid sequence MAGHSKWKNIQARKGAQDAKRGKIFQKMSKEIYVAAKAGGSDTDSNAALRLAIEKAKSANVPNDVIKRAIDKATGAGAAEHYEEVVYEGYGPGGVAVLVYCLTENRNRTAPNIRVAFNKNGGSLGESGSVSYLFDRKGRLFIERTADTDEDAVMMAALEAGAEDIVSTEEGFEVLTTPSEFLSVKGALEEDGIEFVSAEIEMVPSMYNELSGENEELFEKMIDALEDDDDVQDVYHNASE; translated from the coding sequence ATGGCAGGGCATTCCAAGTGGAAAAACATCCAGGCGCGCAAAGGGGCACAAGATGCAAAGCGGGGGAAGATTTTCCAGAAGATGTCGAAAGAAATTTATGTCGCAGCTAAAGCGGGTGGATCTGACACGGATTCCAACGCAGCATTGCGGCTAGCCATCGAAAAGGCAAAAAGTGCCAACGTTCCGAACGATGTCATCAAACGGGCAATTGACAAAGCGACAGGGGCGGGGGCAGCCGAGCATTATGAAGAAGTCGTCTATGAAGGATACGGTCCAGGCGGTGTCGCCGTATTGGTGTACTGTCTGACCGAAAACCGCAACCGGACGGCGCCGAATATCCGGGTCGCTTTCAACAAGAATGGGGGCAGCCTCGGGGAAAGCGGATCGGTCAGCTACCTATTCGATCGGAAAGGCCGATTGTTCATCGAACGGACAGCCGACACCGACGAAGATGCCGTCATGATGGCGGCGCTGGAAGCGGGCGCGGAAGATATCGTTTCGACCGAGGAAGGATTCGAAGTGTTGACGACGCCTTCCGAGTTCCTAAGTGTCAAGGGAGCGTTGGAAGAGGACGGCATCGAATTCGTTTCGGCAGAAATCGAAATGGTCCCTTCCATGTACAATGAGCTTTCCGGAGAGAATGAGGAACTGTTTGAAAAGATGATCGACGCACTCGAAGACGATGATGACGTGCAAGATGTCTATCATAATGCGAGTGAATGA
- the obgE gene encoding GTPase ObgE translates to MFVDHVKVYVKGGDGGDGMVAFRREKYIAYGGPAGGDGGRGGNVVFIVDEGLRTLMDFRYQRHFKASKGENGGSKNQHGRGASDLVVKVPPGTVVTDAESGTVIADLVEHGQKAVIAKGGRGGRGNSRFATPRNPAPELSEMGEPGVEREVILELKVLADAGLVGFPSVGKSTLLSVVSAAKPKIADYHFTTLVPNLGMVETEDGQAFVLADLPGLIEGAHEGVGLGHQFLRHIERTRVIIHVIDMSGLEGRDPYEDYVTINEELEKYNLRLTERPQLIVANKMDMPDAEENLERFKEKLNNEDAKIFPISAITRKGLDELLFAVAELLETTPEFPIHEVVEEEEHSVLYKHESETPDFEISRDDDGAYVLSGYTIERLFKMTDFNFDQSVRKFARQMRGMGVDDALRERGAKDGDIVRILNFEFEFIE, encoded by the coding sequence ATGTTTGTCGATCATGTAAAAGTATATGTCAAAGGCGGTGACGGAGGAGATGGAATGGTCGCCTTCCGACGGGAGAAATACATCGCTTACGGTGGTCCCGCCGGCGGGGATGGTGGCCGGGGGGGCAACGTTGTCTTCATCGTGGATGAAGGGCTTCGCACTTTGATGGACTTCCGGTATCAGCGCCATTTCAAGGCGTCAAAAGGAGAGAACGGCGGCAGCAAAAACCAGCACGGCCGCGGGGCATCCGATCTGGTTGTCAAAGTTCCGCCTGGCACAGTCGTGACGGATGCCGAAAGCGGCACAGTCATTGCCGATCTCGTGGAACATGGCCAGAAAGCGGTCATTGCGAAAGGCGGCCGGGGAGGGCGTGGGAACAGCCGCTTCGCCACTCCCCGCAACCCGGCACCGGAATTATCCGAAATGGGCGAGCCGGGGGTAGAGCGCGAAGTCATCCTGGAGCTGAAAGTATTGGCGGATGCCGGACTGGTCGGTTTCCCCAGTGTCGGCAAATCGACGTTACTGTCCGTCGTTTCCGCCGCGAAACCGAAAATCGCCGATTACCATTTCACGACGCTCGTCCCGAATCTCGGCATGGTGGAAACGGAAGATGGGCAGGCCTTCGTCTTGGCCGATTTGCCAGGACTGATCGAAGGAGCGCATGAAGGGGTCGGATTAGGTCATCAATTCCTGCGCCATATTGAACGGACGCGGGTCATCATCCACGTTATTGATATGTCAGGACTGGAAGGGCGCGACCCGTACGAAGATTACGTGACCATCAATGAAGAGTTGGAAAAATACAATTTGCGTCTCACGGAAAGGCCTCAACTCATTGTCGCAAATAAAATGGATATGCCGGATGCAGAAGAGAATCTGGAGCGATTCAAGGAAAAGTTAAACAATGAAGATGCGAAAATCTTTCCGATTTCCGCCATCACCCGGAAAGGGTTGGATGAGCTTTTATTCGCCGTGGCGGAACTGCTTGAAACGACGCCGGAATTCCCGATTCATGAAGTTGTCGAGGAAGAGGAACATTCGGTATTGTACAAGCATGAATCGGAAACGCCTGATTTTGAAATTTCCCGTGATGATGATGGGGCCTATGTCTTGTCAGGTTATACGATCGAGCGCCTATTCAAGATGACGGACTTCAATTTCGATCAATCTGTCCGTAAATTTGCGAGACAAATGCGCGGGATGGGCGTGGACGATGCGCTGCGGGAACGTGGGGCAAAAGACGGCGACATCGTCCGGATCCTGAATTTCGAATTTGAATTTATTGAATAA
- the ruvA gene encoding Holliday junction branch migration protein RuvA, protein MYDYIKGIVTRVTPEYIALEQGGIGWQVLTPNPYAFHMTDEIQQVFIYMHVREDTQMLLGFKTLEQRELFKKLITVSGIGPKGALAILASGIPSQVIGAIEREDESFLVQFPGVGKKTARQMILDLKGKLHDLFTEIDLPDEEVTLLTMAENGALDEAMLALEALGYSQRELAKVKPKLEEEERDTEGYMKWALQLLLKQK, encoded by the coding sequence TTGTACGATTACATAAAAGGGATTGTCACCCGGGTGACACCCGAATATATTGCATTGGAACAGGGCGGAATCGGCTGGCAGGTCTTGACGCCGAACCCGTATGCTTTCCATATGACGGACGAGATTCAGCAAGTGTTCATTTACATGCACGTCCGGGAAGACACGCAGATGCTTCTGGGCTTTAAGACGCTGGAGCAGCGGGAGCTATTCAAGAAATTGATCACCGTTTCCGGCATCGGGCCGAAAGGGGCGTTGGCTATCCTGGCGAGCGGCATCCCTTCCCAAGTGATCGGCGCGATTGAACGGGAGGATGAATCCTTCCTCGTCCAATTTCCGGGAGTGGGCAAGAAAACGGCCCGCCAGATGATCCTCGACCTGAAAGGGAAGCTCCACGATCTGTTCACGGAAATCGATCTGCCGGATGAAGAAGTCACCTTGTTGACGATGGCTGAAAACGGCGCTCTCGATGAAGCGATGCTCGCCTTGGAAGCGCTTGGCTATTCGCAAAGGGAACTGGCAAAAGTCAAGCCGAAGCTCGAAGAAGAAGAGCGAGACACGGAAGGCTATATGAAATGGGCCCTTCAGCTTTTATTAAAACAGAAATGA
- a CDS encoding phosphotransferase, whose amino-acid sequence MALDERYKQIKENVWKWEQGKNCFSVKRYRSMSTAMKVRHIHEQLRLIDFPHIIPVAAESGDGPLTFVQPWLEEARAVNFKKRADRTDSLAALHALHATRKDVDWAVSPYLHIHPLVAKWEDRIERFHDIRGPCETFLGKGPVDDIFFYATEAMSVIRKTYVGTKDLTLLHGDVVHHNILRDRSGVIRFIDFDLACSGPAGTEVALWIHRVMPQVGYDIEFLFDEQPSLKELDPDLLPLLLYPNELLREWLHLFTLPADSRARQANRLLPFTQSALSHWPKLWYDVERINI is encoded by the coding sequence ATGGCACTGGATGAGCGATATAAACAAATAAAAGAAAACGTCTGGAAATGGGAACAGGGGAAAAATTGTTTTTCCGTGAAACGATACCGTTCCATGTCCACCGCCATGAAAGTCCGGCATATCCATGAACAATTGCGCTTAATCGATTTTCCGCACATCATCCCGGTTGCTGCAGAGAGCGGCGATGGCCCTCTGACTTTCGTTCAGCCTTGGCTGGAGGAAGCAAGGGCGGTCAACTTTAAAAAGAGGGCGGATCGGACCGACTCCCTTGCCGCCCTCCATGCCTTGCATGCTACAAGGAAAGACGTGGATTGGGCCGTTTCCCCTTATTTGCATATCCACCCGCTCGTCGCCAAATGGGAAGACCGGATCGAGAGGTTCCATGACATCCGAGGTCCTTGCGAAACGTTCCTCGGGAAAGGTCCGGTGGATGACATCTTTTTCTATGCGACGGAGGCGATGAGCGTCATCCGGAAGACGTACGTCGGAACGAAGGACCTCACGTTGTTGCATGGCGATGTGGTACATCATAATATCCTCCGGGACCGATCTGGCGTCATCCGGTTCATAGACTTCGACCTCGCTTGTTCGGGGCCGGCAGGTACGGAGGTCGCCTTGTGGATTCATCGGGTGATGCCTCAAGTTGGATATGATATTGAATTCCTTTTTGATGAACAGCCGAGTCTGAAGGAATTGGATCCCGACTTGCTGCCGCTCTTGCTTTATCCTAATGAATTGCTTCGCGAATGGCTTCATTTGTTCACGTTGCCTGCAGACAGCCGGGCGAGGCAGGCGAATCGCCTCCTCCCTTTCACGCAGAGTGCACTCTCTCATTGGCCGAAACTATGGTATGATGTAGAACGGATCAATATATGA
- the rpmA gene encoding 50S ribosomal protein L27, with protein MLRLDLQFFASKKGVGSTKNGRDSESKRLGAKRADGQFVSGGSILYRQRGTKIHPGENVGRGGDDTLFAKVDGVVRFERFGRDKKKVSVYPVAQEA; from the coding sequence ATGCTACGCTTGGATCTTCAGTTTTTCGCATCGAAAAAAGGGGTAGGTTCGACAAAGAACGGTCGTGACTCCGAATCGAAACGTCTTGGCGCAAAACGTGCAGACGGTCAATTCGTTTCCGGCGGTTCGATCCTTTATCGCCAACGCGGAACAAAAATTCACCCAGGTGAAAACGTAGGCCGCGGTGGAGACGATACTCTATTCGCAAAAGTCGACGGCGTCGTTCGTTTCGAACGCTTCGGCCGTGACAAAAAGAAAGTCAGTGTGTACCCTGTTGCACAGGAAGCATAA
- a CDS encoding LysM peptidoglycan-binding domain-containing protein yields MGYKLGVTKRAIRSYDEMMEGGNLLVEVHVVVKGDTLWKIARQYGIPFEELKRVNAHLANPDYIVPGMKIFLPATHVKKGEKAPHVKPGEKGQAPKPPQHKAPTSKPPQQNPPKSKQPIPLPPAPKVKPERPPVAPPSPPVTEMPQMPQMPQMPQMPQMPMPPTQTQPMPCYQPIISIPCGWLPIFDADCYPFMHSGQIQAMPAPMQPMPEVLPDRDMDMVKDESPMLPMAPMTPIAPAPPPPMPRFATEGWEMLESPDIEADDISLMESVYCPPEDGYIPQAVSPAMQPEQWGPVMPMHHHHGCGCGCGCGGGHQMPMMSPVHVMHPCGCHSMTHPYGYNWYGNY; encoded by the coding sequence TTGGGTTATAAATTGGGCGTCACAAAGCGGGCCATCCGTTCATACGATGAAATGATGGAAGGGGGAAATTTGTTAGTGGAAGTCCATGTTGTTGTCAAAGGGGATACCTTATGGAAAATTGCCAGGCAGTACGGGATCCCGTTCGAAGAGTTGAAACGGGTGAATGCACATCTGGCAAACCCCGATTATATCGTTCCTGGCATGAAAATTTTCTTGCCCGCCACACATGTGAAAAAGGGGGAGAAGGCACCCCATGTAAAGCCGGGGGAGAAAGGGCAGGCTCCGAAACCACCGCAACATAAGGCGCCAACATCCAAGCCTCCTCAGCAGAATCCGCCGAAATCCAAGCAGCCAATTCCGCTGCCGCCCGCTCCTAAAGTGAAGCCTGAGCGGCCGCCTGTCGCACCGCCGTCACCGCCAGTCACGGAAATGCCACAGATGCCGCAAATGCCGCAGATGCCGCAGATGCCACAGATGCCAATGCCACCGACTCAGACCCAGCCGATGCCATGCTATCAGCCGATCATCAGTATTCCATGCGGTTGGCTTCCGATTTTCGATGCGGACTGCTATCCATTTATGCATTCCGGCCAGATCCAAGCAATGCCGGCGCCCATGCAGCCGATGCCTGAAGTGCTACCCGACAGGGATATGGATATGGTAAAAGACGAATCTCCGATGCTTCCTATGGCTCCTATGACTCCGATTGCGCCAGCTCCACCACCGCCGATGCCCCGATTTGCAACGGAAGGTTGGGAAATGCTGGAGTCGCCAGACATCGAGGCGGATGATATCTCGTTAATGGAATCGGTCTATTGTCCGCCGGAAGATGGGTATATCCCGCAAGCCGTTTCGCCTGCCATGCAGCCGGAGCAGTGGGGGCCTGTCATGCCGATGCACCATCATCATGGTTGCGGCTGCGGATGTGGTTGTGGAGGAGGACATCAGATGCCGATGATGTCGCCGGTGCATGTCATGCATCCATGCGGCTGCCATTCGATGACCCATCCGTACGGATACAATTGGTACGGGAACTATTGA
- a CDS encoding Spo0B domain-containing protein produces MKNKQLSVAETLKFARHDFLNDLQLILMHIDLGQLPEAKKTIQAATGRMRQSALLEKLGLPKTVLWLSTFSWRFPSFTTKLNCEIQQAVGQVEDEPLVEFLETVFQEAVKRLDVTAAYDLQIDVHSSKTDWFIRFQVEGPMGNQQPKPTPAVADAFAVDGSISHNQWMFTVRGQ; encoded by the coding sequence TTGAAAAATAAACAGTTGTCTGTGGCAGAAACGTTAAAATTTGCAAGGCATGACTTTTTAAATGATCTTCAGTTAATTCTGATGCATATCGATCTGGGGCAATTGCCCGAGGCCAAGAAAACGATCCAAGCGGCGACGGGGCGGATGCGTCAAAGTGCGCTATTGGAAAAGCTCGGGCTTCCGAAAACCGTCCTGTGGCTCAGTACGTTCAGCTGGCGCTTCCCTTCATTCACAACGAAGTTGAATTGCGAAATTCAGCAGGCGGTCGGGCAGGTAGAGGACGAACCGCTTGTGGAATTTCTTGAGACGGTGTTCCAGGAAGCGGTGAAGCGGTTGGATGTTACCGCAGCTTATGACTTGCAGATCGATGTCCATTCGTCGAAGACTGATTGGTTCATCCGGTTCCAAGTGGAAGGGCCGATGGGGAATCAACAGCCTAAGCCTACACCAGCGGTAGCGGATGCGTTTGCGGTCGACGGGTCAATTTCACATAATCAATGGATGTTCACTGTGCGTGGACAATAG
- the ruvB gene encoding Holliday junction branch migration DNA helicase RuvB, which translates to MEDRVLSAEVTNFDEHFEQSLRPQFLNQYIGQDKVKDNLGIFIEAAKGRQESLDHVLLYGPPGLGKTTLANVIANEMGVNVRMTSGPAIERPGDLAAVVSSLEPGDVLFIDEIHRLNRSIEEVLYPAMEDFCLDIIVGKGPAARSIRLDLPPFTLIGATTRAGSLSAPLRDRFGVPLRLEYYDVDPLKEIVIRSAHLFEVEIDGQAAMEIARRSRGTPRIANRLLRRVRDYAQVRGTGAVTLEMSKEALEMLQVDSHGLDHIDHKLLTGMIERFRGGPVGIDTIAASIGEESVTIEDVYEPYLLQIGFIQRTPRGRVATPLAYEHFGYPIHDQDGN; encoded by the coding sequence ATGGAGGATCGGGTGCTATCGGCAGAGGTGACAAATTTCGATGAACACTTTGAACAATCTTTGAGACCTCAATTCCTGAACCAGTATATTGGGCAGGATAAGGTGAAGGACAATCTCGGCATCTTCATCGAAGCGGCGAAGGGGCGGCAGGAAAGTTTGGACCACGTTCTGCTCTATGGACCGCCCGGCCTCGGAAAGACGACGTTGGCGAACGTCATTGCGAATGAAATGGGAGTCAATGTCCGAATGACGAGCGGGCCCGCAATTGAACGTCCGGGCGATCTGGCGGCGGTCGTGTCGTCGCTTGAACCGGGGGATGTGCTGTTCATCGATGAAATCCATCGATTGAACCGTTCCATCGAGGAAGTGCTTTATCCGGCGATGGAGGATTTCTGCCTCGATATCATCGTCGGGAAAGGCCCTGCCGCCCGTTCAATCCGGCTCGATCTGCCTCCGTTTACCTTGATCGGTGCGACGACTCGTGCAGGATCCTTGTCGGCGCCTCTCCGTGACCGCTTCGGCGTGCCGTTGCGGCTGGAGTATTATGATGTCGATCCATTGAAAGAAATCGTCATACGCAGCGCTCATCTGTTCGAGGTGGAGATCGATGGACAGGCTGCCATGGAAATTGCGCGCCGTTCCCGTGGGACCCCGCGGATTGCGAACCGGCTATTGCGCCGCGTCCGTGATTATGCACAGGTGCGCGGAACGGGAGCGGTGACGCTGGAGATGTCGAAAGAAGCGCTTGAAATGCTGCAGGTCGACTCGCATGGTCTCGACCATATCGACCATAAGCTGCTGACCGGGATGATTGAACGGTTCCGGGGGGGGCCGGTCGGAATCGACACGATTGCTGCAAGCATCGGGGAGGAATCGGTGACGATCGAGGATGTGTATGAACCGTATTTATTGCAGATCGGTTTCATCCAACGGACTCCGCGCGGGCGGGTGGCGACCCCGCTGGCGTACGAACATTTCGGCTATCCGATCCATGATCAGGATGGAAATTAA
- the pheA gene encoding prephenate dehydratase — protein MENTTFSPTVAYLGPEGSFTHIAAAHLFGSTGLVPQQTIPDCIEAVTVGHVAYAVVPLENALEGSVPMTMDYLFHGSDLFINAELSIPIEQHLLVHERQLDHVEELESVHSHPHALAQCHNYLRNHYRRVPLIQTTSTAAAAKYVQEHPEERIAAIGNRLAAETYNLRIAEESIHDVRTNHTRFVVLSLRKEFLELGGKSESAKTTLMIKLPDEDRPGILHQILSVFAWRRLNLSKIESRPMKTGLGHYFFIIDVLEDEQHPMMKGAFEELAALNCAVHSLGSFYTYEQQPSR, from the coding sequence ATGGAGAACACAACATTTTCACCGACGGTCGCTTATTTGGGGCCGGAGGGTTCATTCACCCATATTGCGGCGGCCCACTTATTCGGGTCGACGGGGTTGGTACCACAGCAGACGATACCTGATTGCATTGAAGCGGTCACGGTCGGTCATGTCGCCTACGCGGTCGTCCCGTTGGAAAACGCGTTGGAAGGCTCGGTTCCGATGACGATGGATTATTTATTCCACGGAAGCGATCTGTTCATCAATGCGGAATTGTCGATTCCGATTGAGCAGCATCTTCTGGTCCATGAACGGCAACTGGACCACGTGGAGGAGTTGGAATCGGTTCATTCCCACCCGCATGCATTGGCGCAATGCCATAACTATTTGCGAAATCATTACCGCCGGGTTCCACTGATCCAGACAACTTCCACGGCGGCCGCTGCGAAATACGTCCAAGAACATCCGGAAGAGCGGATTGCAGCAATCGGCAACCGGCTGGCGGCGGAAACATATAATTTGCGCATTGCGGAGGAGAGCATCCATGATGTCCGCACGAACCATACCCGTTTTGTGGTCCTGTCATTGCGCAAGGAATTTTTGGAATTGGGCGGGAAATCGGAAAGCGCGAAAACGACGTTGATGATTAAATTGCCGGATGAGGACCGGCCGGGTATTTTGCATCAAATCCTATCCGTCTTCGCGTGGCGTCGTCTGAACTTGAGCAAAATTGAATCCCGTCCGATGAAAACCGGACTGGGCCACTATTTTTTCATCATCGACGTTTTGGAGGATGAACAGCATCCGATGATGAAAGGTGCGTTTGAAGAATTGGCCGCACTGAATTGCGCCGTCCATTCGCTTGGCTCCTTCTATACATATGAACAACAACCGTCACGCTGA
- the yajC gene encoding preprotein translocase subunit YajC yields MENLAGLLPFVAMFAVMWFLLIRPAQKRQKATKAMQEGLKRGDHVITIGGLHGTIDAVDETSVFLKVNNGTILQFDRQAIGRVTESV; encoded by the coding sequence ATGGAAAATTTAGCAGGTTTACTGCCATTTGTGGCCATGTTCGCAGTAATGTGGTTCTTGCTGATCCGACCAGCTCAAAAAAGACAAAAAGCGACGAAGGCGATGCAGGAAGGTTTGAAACGTGGAGATCACGTAATTACAATCGGCGGCCTTCATGGCACCATCGATGCTGTCGACGAAACGTCTGTGTTTTTGAAAGTCAACAATGGTACGATACTTCAATTCGATAGACAAGCAATCGGACGCGTGACAGAGTCCGTCTGA